One window of Thermacetogenium phaeum DSM 12270 genomic DNA carries:
- a CDS encoding vWA domain-containing protein — translation MLDEKILEFARLLRKGGIGVSFTQIADALRSVALVGLAWDDFYTALRCTLIKEQADRPLFDKLFRLFFLTQSGQNAHDNLHLEEETAGQMQGTPELVQSADGKGMGRGGGASPYLLLVKAVREGNYSMLRQLGEMAVKGLGELERGSLPKLDDLVVQAKVAIGWYQAVNRLERIRIQEGIGAVVYAKWMACLDFLDGYIKELLEDIFVKKYGKDALEEIAAAANIREKEFYRLDNLEIQEIRKRITRLARKLASKYTRRYRRAKYGKIDLRRTVRQALITAGTPMRLKYRRKVVSKPEIVLLCDVSGSVALFSEFMLQLVYTIQNRFSAVRSFLFVDLIDEVTDYFKNKDIKEAIEEAFSKARYSYSGFSDYGKVFSIFARRYLSGIPRSCTLIILGDARNNYRSDEKEFLKEIQEHVRKILWFNPQPREQWNKEDSIMRVYSPFCYQVFECGNLRQMEDVIEAIL, via the coding sequence ATGCTCGACGAGAAGATCCTGGAATTCGCCAGGTTGCTGCGTAAGGGGGGGATCGGCGTTTCCTTTACGCAGATCGCCGATGCTCTGAGGTCGGTGGCCTTAGTGGGCCTGGCCTGGGATGACTTCTATACCGCCTTGCGGTGCACCCTGATCAAAGAACAGGCAGATAGGCCGCTTTTTGATAAGTTGTTTCGCCTCTTTTTTCTTACCCAGAGCGGTCAAAACGCGCATGATAACCTCCACCTGGAGGAGGAAACTGCGGGGCAGATGCAGGGAACGCCCGAACTCGTCCAGAGCGCCGACGGAAAGGGCATGGGGAGAGGAGGGGGAGCCTCACCCTATCTTCTGCTCGTGAAAGCCGTTCGGGAGGGCAATTACAGCATGCTGCGCCAGCTGGGAGAAATGGCGGTAAAGGGTTTGGGAGAACTGGAGAGGGGAAGCCTGCCCAAACTGGATGACCTGGTAGTTCAGGCCAAGGTTGCCATAGGTTGGTATCAAGCTGTCAACAGGCTCGAACGGATCCGGATTCAGGAAGGAATAGGAGCAGTTGTTTATGCCAAGTGGATGGCTTGTCTGGACTTTCTGGATGGGTATATTAAAGAGTTGCTGGAGGATATCTTTGTCAAGAAGTACGGCAAGGATGCCCTCGAAGAGATAGCGGCAGCTGCTAATATCAGGGAAAAAGAGTTTTACAGACTGGACAATCTGGAAATTCAAGAGATACGCAAGCGCATCACCAGACTGGCCCGCAAGCTGGCCTCCAAGTATACGAGGCGCTATCGAAGGGCAAAATACGGTAAGATAGACTTAAGAAGAACAGTCCGGCAGGCATTGATAACCGCAGGCACTCCTATGCGCCTGAAATATCGGAGGAAGGTCGTCAGCAAGCCGGAAATCGTGCTTTTATGCGATGTTTCCGGTTCGGTCGCTCTTTTCAGCGAATTTATGCTCCAGCTTGTCTATACCATTCAGAACAGGTTCAGCGCCGTCAGGTCTTTTTTATTTGTGGATTTGATCGACGAGGTTACCGATTACTTTAAGAACAAGGATATCAAGGAAGCCATCGAGGAGGCTTTTTCGAAAGCTCGCTATTCCTATTCGGGATTTTCCGATTACGGTAAAGTATTCAGCATTTTTGCCAGAAGATATCTGTCGGGGATTCCCCGCAGCTGTACTTTGATCATACTGGGGGATGCCAGGAATAATTACCGATCAGATGAGAAGGAATTCCTCAAAGAGATTCAGGAACATGTCAGGAAGATCCTCTGGTTTAACCCCCAGCCCCGCGAGCAGTGGAACAAAGAGGACAGCATCATGAGAGTATACTCTCCTTTCTGCTACCAGGTCTTTGAATGCGGCAACCTCAGGCAGATGGAGGATGTCATCGAGGCAATTTTATGA
- a CDS encoding C40 family peptidase: MLRFKNVKFLILGTVIVGFGVLSSPGPSHAQSYTVKKGDTLWGIACSFQTTVSAIKELNNLTGDLIHPGKVLQIPAVSGQTQAGNNNAAAAGASNHVDKYTVQQGDCLWLIAQKYGVQVAALKEANNLQSNLIYPGQVLIVPATRSGGGTDSVVSPARGAASSVVDTARRFIGVPYVYGGSSPVKGFDCSGFVQYIFSLHGVKLPRTADAQARSGKRIETPAPGDLVCFSENKGYVSHVGIYIGNNSFIHANRGQGVTITSLSDNWYRTRYAGARRVL; this comes from the coding sequence ATGCTGAGATTCAAAAATGTGAAGTTCTTGATCCTGGGGACGGTTATTGTCGGTTTTGGGGTTTTATCTTCACCTGGTCCTTCACATGCCCAGAGCTATACTGTCAAAAAAGGTGATACCCTGTGGGGAATTGCCTGCTCTTTTCAGACGACGGTGTCGGCGATCAAAGAGCTGAACAATCTCACGGGGGATCTTATTCATCCTGGAAAGGTACTGCAGATTCCAGCGGTATCTGGTCAGACTCAAGCGGGAAATAATAATGCGGCTGCGGCGGGAGCGAGTAATCATGTTGATAAATATACTGTTCAACAGGGGGACTGTCTCTGGTTGATTGCCCAGAAATACGGGGTTCAGGTGGCAGCTCTGAAGGAGGCCAACAACCTTCAAAGCAATCTTATTTATCCCGGGCAGGTCCTGATTGTTCCCGCAACCAGGAGCGGGGGCGGAACTGACAGCGTAGTTTCCCCTGCCCGTGGAGCGGCTTCCTCTGTTGTCGATACCGCCAGGAGGTTTATCGGGGTTCCCTATGTTTACGGCGGTAGCAGCCCTGTAAAGGGATTCGATTGTTCGGGATTTGTGCAGTATATCTTCTCGCTACACGGCGTCAAACTCCCCCGCACCGCCGATGCTCAGGCACGGAGCGGAAAGAGGATAGAAACTCCTGCCCCAGGAGATCTGGTTTGTTTTTCCGAAAATAAAGGGTACGTTTCTCATGTTGGCATCTATATCGGGAACAATTCCTTTATTCATGCCAACCGCGGCCAGGGAGTGACTATAACATCCCTGTCGGATAACTGGTACCGCACCCGTTATGCAGGAGCCCGTCGAGTTCTGTAA
- the cobC gene encoding alpha-ribazole phosphatase → MTRLLLVRHGQTLWNHISRYQGHTDVLLSDTGREQARLLARRLAAEKVAAVYSSDLKRALETAEILAAPHWLTVKEVPELREIHFGVWEGLTFKEIQEKYRDLAERWYQYPATVRIPEGETFEELKERAYGAILRLVAKHPSDTIIVVTHGGTIRTIICSLLDIDLNHAFHIRQNNGALNIIEFYEGYGVLTLLNDTSHLDCQESR, encoded by the coding sequence TTGACCAGATTGCTTCTAGTACGCCACGGCCAAACCCTCTGGAATCATATTTCCCGGTACCAGGGGCATACGGATGTGCTGCTCAGCGATACCGGCCGCGAACAGGCCAGGCTTCTGGCCAGGAGGCTGGCAGCCGAAAAAGTTGCCGCCGTTTATTCCAGCGACCTCAAGCGGGCCTTGGAGACGGCAGAGATTCTGGCTGCTCCCCATTGGCTTACGGTGAAAGAAGTGCCGGAGTTGAGAGAGATCCATTTTGGCGTTTGGGAGGGGCTGACTTTTAAAGAAATTCAGGAGAAGTATCGCGATCTGGCTGAAAGGTGGTATCAGTACCCGGCCACCGTCCGCATTCCGGAAGGGGAGACCTTTGAGGAATTGAAGGAGAGGGCCTACGGAGCCATCTTGAGGCTGGTTGCAAAGCATCCATCCGACACGATTATCGTTGTGACGCACGGCGGCACCATCAGAACCATTATCTGCAGCCTTTTGGATATCGATTTGAATCATGCTTTTCACATCCGTCAGAACAACGGAGCATTGAATATCATCGAATTTTATGAGGGGTACGGTGTACTGACACTGCTCAATGATACCAGCCACCTCGACTGTCAAGAAAGTCGCTGA
- the cobU gene encoding bifunctional adenosylcobinamide kinase/adenosylcobinamide-phosphate guanylyltransferase → MKRGKFIFITGGARSGKSSFAEKVASCLSEEVTYIATAEVLDEEMAARVAEHRLRRPPGWRTIEEPRRVAAVLEKVGQKDGVVIIDCLTLLIANLLFPSPTDGDVQECQKEKVLQEIRHLARVASSCRAHVVIVSNELGLGVVPPYPQGRIFRDVTGWSNQIMAREADHAFFLISGMAIDIKALHREPESVLDGRDGAGG, encoded by the coding sequence ATGAAACGAGGTAAATTCATCTTTATCACCGGTGGTGCCAGGAGTGGGAAGAGCAGCTTTGCAGAAAAAGTGGCCTCCTGCTTGAGTGAGGAGGTCACCTATATAGCCACCGCCGAGGTTCTGGATGAGGAAATGGCGGCAAGGGTAGCCGAACATCGCCTGAGGAGGCCTCCTGGCTGGCGCACTATTGAAGAACCTCGCAGGGTGGCGGCGGTGCTGGAGAAAGTCGGGCAAAAGGATGGGGTGGTCATCATCGATTGCCTGACACTTCTGATTGCCAATCTGCTTTTTCCTTCGCCGACAGATGGCGATGTCCAGGAGTGTCAGAAGGAGAAGGTGCTGCAGGAGATCAGGCATCTGGCACGGGTTGCCTCCAGCTGCAGGGCGCACGTCGTCATTGTATCCAATGAATTGGGGTTGGGTGTGGTTCCTCCCTATCCGCAGGGGCGGATCTTCCGCGATGTTACCGGCTGGTCCAACCAGATCATGGCCAGAGAAGCCGATCATGCCTTTTTTCTCATTTCAGGAATGGCCATTGACATCAAAGCGCTGCACAGGGAACCAGAGTCAGTCCTGGATGGAAGGGATGGAGCCGGAGGATGA
- a CDS encoding AAA family ATPase, translating to MNIGNLSELTIEKLWSGFEKVGYIAEEEIIIPVYLSLRLEKPLLVTGAPGVGKTEIAKVLASIFQTDLIRLQCYEGLDETKALYEWNYQKQLIKIQLTKESTEELAEHDLFSRDYLLERPLLKAIQAPRKVVLLIDEIDKTDEEFEAFLFEVLSDFQVSVPELGTLKAKFIPVVVLTNNGERELSDGLKRRCVYLYIDFPSIEKELKIIKVKVPGIGARLAEEVALVAHHLRHDFDFKKKPSISETIDLANALVILGAAKLEQDHIRRTLNLLLKDQEDIDLFNKEMGPAGLIEKISKR from the coding sequence TTGAATATCGGAAATCTGTCGGAACTGACAATTGAGAAACTGTGGTCCGGCTTTGAAAAGGTCGGTTACATCGCCGAAGAGGAGATCATCATCCCCGTTTACCTCTCCCTGCGTCTGGAAAAACCACTTTTAGTTACCGGAGCGCCGGGTGTCGGCAAAACCGAAATCGCCAAGGTGCTTGCCTCAATTTTTCAGACAGATTTGATCCGCCTGCAGTGTTATGAGGGGCTCGATGAGACTAAGGCGCTCTACGAGTGGAACTACCAAAAGCAGCTGATCAAAATTCAGTTGACTAAAGAGAGCACCGAAGAGCTTGCCGAACACGATCTTTTTTCCCGGGATTACCTGCTGGAAAGGCCTTTACTAAAGGCGATCCAGGCACCCCGCAAGGTGGTTTTGCTGATCGATGAGATCGATAAAACCGATGAGGAGTTTGAAGCATTTCTTTTTGAGGTTCTTTCCGATTTTCAGGTTTCCGTACCGGAATTAGGTACCTTGAAGGCAAAATTCATTCCGGTAGTCGTCCTCACCAACAACGGGGAGAGGGAACTTTCGGATGGCTTAAAAAGAAGATGTGTCTACCTTTACATTGACTTTCCCAGTATTGAAAAGGAGCTGAAAATAATTAAGGTTAAGGTTCCCGGGATAGGTGCGCGGCTGGCCGAAGAGGTTGCTCTGGTTGCTCATCATTTAAGGCACGATTTCGATTTTAAGAAGAAACCTTCAATTTCGGAAACGATCGACCTGGCCAACGCCCTTGTCATTTTGGGCGCCGCAAAACTGGAGCAGGACCATATCAGGCGCACCCTCAACCTGCTGCTCAAAGATCAGGAGGACATCGATCTTTTTAATAAGGAAATGGGGCCGGCCGGGCTGATCGAAAAAATCTCCAAGAGGTAG
- a CDS encoding MgtC/SapB family protein, whose amino-acid sequence MLSNQEILIRMLVSLLVGLIIGYERSWNQKPAGVRTYSLVCIGSTLFMIISAYGLPGTSSHVIGFRLDPGRIAAQIVTGIGFLGAGVIWKDRGTIRGLTTAANLWVSAGLGMAIGAGMYFLTLVSVICIFLALYSSPILCRLGLLKYPPDEGGEN is encoded by the coding sequence TTGCTTTCCAACCAGGAGATTCTCATCAGAATGCTCGTATCTCTCCTCGTCGGTCTCATTATCGGTTACGAAAGATCTTGGAATCAAAAGCCCGCCGGCGTCCGCACCTACTCGCTCGTCTGTATCGGCTCCACCCTTTTTATGATTATCAGCGCTTACGGCTTGCCTGGGACATCCAGTCATGTGATAGGCTTTCGCCTTGACCCGGGGCGTATTGCCGCCCAGATCGTTACGGGCATCGGTTTTCTGGGGGCTGGCGTGATCTGGAAGGATAGAGGCACGATTCGTGGTTTGACGACTGCGGCCAACCTGTGGGTAAGTGCAGGGCTGGGAATGGCGATTGGCGCAGGGATGTATTTCCTCACTTTGGTCAGTGTTATTTGTATTTTCTTGGCCTTGTACAGCTCTCCGATCCTCTGTCGGCTGGGATTATTGAAATATCCACCCGATGAGGGGGGAGAAAATTGA
- a CDS encoding vWA domain-containing protein yields the protein MQNYLEYNFARFVHILRHLGIRVSIRESLTALKALSLIDILNRKHVKLALSALLVKNYDEQIVFNQAFESFFAVPEIKERQQQIWEEKQREDRLLLEEAEADLSYKGTALDLSEEEKLFYAHLPEEGKKKIREYLAASSLPDDRFSRFKPMLECQVRGSLRYWKQRLGETDDNHVLRSRDASDPVIASIIEDLKEDSSLLYEDMKRIGNEDLPKITNMLKSLSRKMATKISRRYRVSRKIDRLDLRRSIKANVRYGGVIFKLQYKRRRIQKPKLLLICDVSGSMSRYAAFVIQFIYGLSAAVKNIDSFVFAEELECVTPYFSRRRPFEKTMVNLIGKCRTWGKGTNIGAALGALRVKYPLLLTSQTVVIIVSDTKTLEIERAREELVKLKRSVKDILWLNTLPREEWKDLRSVREFQGQCRMYECYTLAHLERIIRKQFLD from the coding sequence ATGCAAAACTATCTTGAATATAATTTCGCTCGATTTGTGCATATACTCCGGCATCTGGGAATCAGGGTCAGCATCCGGGAGTCGCTGACGGCGCTAAAGGCCCTTTCGCTGATCGACATCCTTAACCGGAAGCATGTCAAGCTGGCCTTGTCAGCCCTGCTGGTTAAAAATTACGACGAACAAATAGTCTTCAATCAGGCCTTTGAAAGTTTCTTTGCGGTGCCTGAGATCAAAGAGCGGCAACAGCAAATCTGGGAGGAGAAACAGAGGGAAGACCGGCTGCTGCTCGAAGAGGCAGAAGCAGATCTGTCGTATAAGGGGACGGCGCTGGATTTGAGCGAGGAGGAAAAGCTTTTTTACGCCCATTTGCCGGAAGAGGGGAAAAAAAAGATCCGGGAATACTTGGCTGCCAGCAGCCTTCCGGACGACCGCTTCAGCAGGTTTAAGCCGATGCTTGAATGCCAGGTGCGTGGTTCCTTGCGCTACTGGAAGCAGCGGCTGGGGGAGACCGACGATAATCACGTGCTGCGCAGCAGAGATGCAAGCGATCCTGTTATCGCCTCCATTATTGAAGATCTGAAAGAAGACAGCAGCCTGCTTTATGAGGACATGAAGAGGATCGGGAATGAGGATCTTCCCAAAATAACGAACATGCTGAAATCACTATCCCGCAAAATGGCAACCAAGATCTCTCGCCGTTACCGGGTGAGCAGGAAGATCGACAGGCTTGATCTCAGGCGCAGTATTAAGGCCAATGTGCGCTACGGCGGTGTAATATTTAAACTTCAGTACAAGCGGAGAAGGATCCAAAAGCCCAAACTGCTTCTCATCTGCGACGTTTCCGGTTCCATGTCTCGCTATGCCGCCTTTGTCATTCAGTTCATCTATGGTTTGAGTGCAGCGGTTAAAAACATCGACAGCTTTGTGTTTGCTGAAGAGCTGGAATGTGTCACACCCTATTTTAGCAGGCGCCGACCCTTTGAAAAGACCATGGTAAACCTTATTGGGAAGTGCCGCACCTGGGGAAAGGGAACCAATATCGGTGCTGCCCTAGGCGCATTGCGTGTAAAATACCCTCTGCTCCTGACTTCTCAGACGGTCGTCATAATAGTCAGCGACACCAAGACCCTGGAGATCGAACGCGCCAGGGAGGAACTGGTAAAACTCAAGCGCTCCGTCAAGGACATCCTCTGGCTGAACACCCTGCCGAGGGAGGAATGGAAGGATTTGCGAAGTGTGCGTGAATTTCAGGGGCAGTGCCGGATGTATGAGTGCTATACCCTCGCCCATCTGGAGAGGATCATCAGAAAGCAATTTCTCGATTAA
- the guaB gene encoding IMP dehydrogenase: MEDRFEKTGLTFDDVLLIPGRSEVLPRDVDISTYLTAEIKLNIPVLSAGMDTVTESRMAIALAREGGIGIIHKNMPPAQQAREVDRVKRSEHGIITDPISLSPQHLVRNALEMMEHYHISGVPITVDGKLVGIITNRDIRFEDDLDRPIHEVMTKENLITAPVGTTLQEAKNILRRHKIEKLPIVDENYNLRGLITIKDIEKARQYPNSAKDAKGRLLVGAAVGVGDDLEERLSALVEAGVDVVVVDTAHGHSVGVIKAVEKIKSLYPDLPLIAGNVATAEATRDLILAGADAVKVGIGPGSICTTRVVAGIGVPQITAVMDCAREAKKYGKPVIADGGIKYSGDITKALAAGADTVMLGNLLAGTEESPGEVEIYQGRKYKVYRGMGSLGAMRSGSADRYFQQQTDKLVPEGVEGRIPYRGTVSEIVYQLIGGLRAGMGYCGVRNIEELQTKTKFVRITNAGLRESHPHSVDITKEAPNYS; encoded by the coding sequence ATTGAGGACAGATTTGAAAAAACAGGGCTCACCTTTGATGATGTACTCCTGATACCCGGCAGATCGGAGGTGCTGCCGCGGGATGTGGATATTTCCACCTATCTGACTGCAGAGATCAAGTTGAATATCCCCGTTCTCAGTGCGGGGATGGACACGGTAACTGAGAGCAGGATGGCCATCGCGCTGGCCCGTGAGGGCGGGATCGGGATTATCCATAAAAATATGCCCCCCGCCCAACAGGCGAGGGAGGTAGACCGCGTCAAGCGTTCGGAGCATGGAATTATTACAGATCCGATCTCTTTAAGCCCTCAACATCTGGTGAGAAACGCCTTGGAAATGATGGAGCATTACCACATTTCGGGGGTCCCCATTACGGTAGATGGCAAACTGGTAGGGATTATCACCAACCGCGACATCCGTTTTGAGGATGATCTAGACCGCCCGATTCATGAAGTGATGACTAAGGAGAACCTGATTACGGCGCCAGTAGGGACCACCCTCCAAGAAGCCAAAAATATTTTGCGCCGCCATAAAATCGAGAAACTGCCGATTGTCGATGAGAATTATAACCTGCGCGGTTTGATTACCATTAAGGACATCGAAAAGGCGCGCCAGTATCCCAATTCTGCAAAGGATGCCAAAGGACGACTGCTGGTCGGCGCTGCTGTCGGCGTCGGTGATGATCTCGAAGAACGCCTGTCTGCACTGGTGGAGGCAGGAGTTGATGTGGTCGTGGTGGATACCGCCCACGGGCATTCGGTGGGCGTTATTAAAGCCGTGGAAAAGATCAAAAGCCTGTATCCCGATCTGCCTTTGATTGCAGGCAATGTGGCCACCGCAGAGGCTACCAGGGATCTCATCCTGGCAGGAGCGGATGCGGTAAAGGTCGGGATTGGGCCCGGTTCCATCTGCACCACCAGAGTGGTAGCCGGAATCGGTGTTCCGCAGATAACAGCTGTGATGGACTGTGCCCGGGAAGCAAAGAAGTACGGGAAACCAGTAATTGCCGATGGCGGAATCAAGTATTCCGGTGACATCACCAAGGCTCTCGCTGCCGGAGCTGATACGGTGATGCTGGGCAACCTGCTGGCGGGAACGGAAGAAAGCCCCGGTGAGGTGGAAATCTATCAAGGCAGAAAATATAAGGTCTACCGGGGTATGGGGTCTTTGGGCGCTATGCGTTCGGGGAGTGCCGACCGTTACTTCCAGCAGCAGACTGATAAGCTTGTCCCGGAGGGTGTGGAAGGGCGTATCCCTTATCGCGGAACGGTGTCGGAAATTGTCTACCAGCTGATAGGGGGGTTGCGCGCCGGTATGGGTTACTGCGGTGTGCGTAACATAGAGGAACTCCAAACCAAGACGAAATTTGTGCGAATCACCAACGCCGGCCTAAGGGAAAGCCACCCCCATAGTGTAGATATTACCAAAGAAGCCCCCAACTACAGTTGA
- the cobS gene encoding adenosylcobinamide-GDP ribazoletransferase — translation MRSFFCALAFLTRIPVPGGLDYGADAFRKSLFFFPLVGAVLGALFAGSWFFLGKFFPPVIIAALLLMISVLLTGGLHLDGLMDTVDGVYGGRTREEKLAIMKDVHAGSFGVIGVVLVLLLKFSVYTQISRGFLPYLIAAPVLGRQALVWLQVLFPYARKNGLGKLFDANGSVSLFAATTGMTLVILFLLLRLSGLILFLITGVFILLLGGCLTRLLGGLTGDTYGASCELTEIIVLLAAFLLSC, via the coding sequence ATGAGAAGCTTTTTCTGTGCACTTGCTTTTTTAACAAGAATTCCTGTACCCGGAGGGCTCGACTACGGCGCGGATGCATTCCGGAAGAGCCTTTTCTTCTTTCCCCTTGTCGGGGCCGTCCTCGGCGCCCTTTTTGCAGGGAGCTGGTTTTTTCTCGGCAAATTTTTTCCCCCAGTCATCATCGCCGCCTTGTTGCTTATGATCTCTGTTCTCTTGACCGGAGGATTGCATCTGGACGGTTTAATGGACACTGTAGACGGGGTCTACGGGGGGAGGACCCGCGAGGAAAAACTCGCCATTATGAAAGACGTCCACGCCGGTTCCTTTGGGGTCATCGGTGTTGTTCTCGTCTTGCTTTTGAAATTCAGCGTTTACACTCAGATCAGCCGGGGTTTTCTTCCATATCTGATTGCCGCTCCTGTGCTGGGAAGACAGGCGCTGGTCTGGCTGCAGGTTCTTTTCCCTTATGCGAGGAAAAACGGCCTCGGCAAGCTCTTTGACGCTAATGGCAGTGTTTCGCTTTTTGCAGCAACTACAGGTATGACACTGGTAATTCTCTTTCTCTTGTTGCGGCTATCCGGACTCATTCTGTTTTTAATTACAGGGGTTTTCATCCTGCTTTTAGGCGGTTGTCTCACCAGGTTGCTGGGCGGACTGACCGGTGATACCTATGGGGCTTCCTGTGAATTGACGGAAATCATTGTTCTGCTGGCAGCATTTCTTCTTAGCTGTTAA
- a CDS encoding AAA family ATPase — MFTSVEELQRKLAEHNYLTDRNVATVVYLALKLQKPLLIEGPAGVGKTELAKVLAAATQSRLIRLQCYEGLDEAKALYEWNYQKQLLCLQVKQNQSKSWEEAKEDIFTPEFLLRRPLLLALESREPVVLLIDEVDKSDEEFESFLLEILSDYQITIPEVGTIKATQIPVAVLTSNNFRDFGDALKRRCIHLYLDYPSFERELEIVRLKVPGIQNALAQQLVRFIQVIRKQDLKKPPSIAETIDWARALLTLGVQQIDEEIVQSTLSLILKYQTDIEKLLPKVSSLLPED; from the coding sequence ATGTTCACATCGGTTGAGGAACTCCAGCGAAAGCTGGCCGAACACAATTACCTTACCGACAGGAATGTGGCCACGGTGGTTTACCTGGCTCTCAAACTCCAGAAACCCCTTTTAATTGAGGGGCCGGCTGGTGTAGGAAAAACGGAACTGGCCAAGGTTCTCGCCGCTGCCACCCAGAGCAGGCTGATCCGCCTGCAGTGCTATGAAGGGTTGGATGAGGCCAAAGCTCTTTATGAATGGAACTATCAGAAACAGCTTCTCTGTCTTCAGGTTAAACAGAATCAGAGTAAATCCTGGGAAGAAGCCAAAGAAGATATTTTTACCCCGGAATTCCTTCTACGACGCCCGCTCCTCTTGGCCCTGGAGTCCAGGGAACCAGTAGTTTTATTGATCGACGAGGTTGATAAGAGTGACGAGGAGTTTGAGAGCTTTCTGCTGGAAATACTGTCTGACTATCAGATTACCATCCCTGAAGTGGGGACGATAAAAGCGACTCAAATTCCCGTAGCGGTTCTTACAAGCAACAATTTCCGTGATTTTGGCGATGCTCTGAAGCGAAGGTGCATACACCTTTATCTTGATTATCCGTCTTTTGAGCGGGAGCTGGAAATAGTCAGACTTAAAGTTCCCGGAATTCAGAACGCACTGGCCCAGCAGCTCGTCAGGTTTATCCAGGTGATTCGCAAGCAGGACTTGAAAAAACCTCCCAGTATTGCCGAAACGATCGACTGGGCGCGGGCACTTCTGACGTTGGGGGTCCAGCAGATCGACGAGGAGATAGTTCAAAGCACTCTCAGCCTGATTCTAAAATACCAGACTGACATAGAAAAGCTGCTCCCAAAGGTATCCTCACTCCTTCCCGAAGATTAA
- a CDS encoding class I SAM-dependent DNA methyltransferase, translating to MKPNLNYEKLSFFYDLLMQGIDYEAWVSYVEEIIERFRGEVGSVVDLACGTGSSALPWARRGYRTFGVDLSAEMLALARQKAAQEGCQITFLQQDLSFLRLPEAVDLAVCFQDGFNYILELPNLRRAFQAVFRNLNNGGLFVFDLNYLPQILSESEGSSAAWGEGYSFSWRTRYLKEERIWEIVVSGEVKRNGEHIECFSETHRERIHEPQEVWSLLCDSGFVVQGNYQAFTFNPPHEGTLRVVYIAQKVKI from the coding sequence TTGAAGCCGAACTTAAATTACGAGAAACTGTCTTTTTTTTATGACCTGCTGATGCAGGGGATCGACTACGAAGCATGGGTCAGTTATGTGGAAGAAATTATTGAGCGTTTCCGGGGAGAGGTGGGCTCGGTAGTGGATCTGGCGTGCGGCACGGGGAGTTCTGCTCTGCCGTGGGCGAGGCGTGGCTACCGTACCTTTGGGGTCGATCTCTCCGCTGAGATGCTTGCACTGGCCCGGCAAAAAGCGGCGCAGGAGGGATGTCAGATCACTTTCCTGCAACAGGACCTGAGCTTTTTGAGGCTGCCGGAGGCGGTGGATCTGGCCGTTTGTTTTCAGGACGGCTTCAACTACATCCTGGAACTCCCGAATTTAAGGCGGGCCTTCCAAGCGGTATTTAGAAATCTCAATAACGGGGGTCTTTTTGTTTTTGACCTGAATTACCTGCCTCAGATTCTCTCTGAGAGCGAAGGATCTTCCGCCGCCTGGGGCGAGGGGTATTCCTTCAGCTGGCGTACCAGGTATTTGAAGGAAGAGAGGATTTGGGAGATTGTTGTCAGCGGGGAGGTCAAAAGGAATGGAGAGCACATTGAGTGTTTCTCCGAAACTCACCGCGAGCGCATCCACGAACCGCAGGAGGTATGGTCCCTTCTCTGCGACAGCGGGTTCGTCGTGCAGGGCAATTATCAGGCTTTTACATTCAATCCGCCCCATGAAGGCACACTCAGGGTTGTTTATATAGCTCAAAAAGTCAAGATTTAA